A portion of the Anoxybacillus gonensis genome contains these proteins:
- a CDS encoding DUF5590 domain-containing protein, which translates to MRKIIIAFACVLFAALSLYIHAYSEAVSSKNESEQRAVKQAEKKGIVQVTDVYTYRGNDVYVIVTGKDDEGEQWIVWVTEKGKVAVMHRASEGITKQEALSSVKPYRPKTVISVKLGMEKGIPLWEITYIDEQNRYSFYYVRFEDGAFLKRYHLTRGKDV; encoded by the coding sequence GTGAGAAAAATAATCATTGCTTTCGCGTGCGTTTTGTTCGCTGCGTTATCGCTATATATTCATGCATATAGTGAGGCGGTATCGTCTAAAAATGAAAGCGAACAACGTGCAGTGAAACAAGCGGAGAAAAAAGGAATTGTTCAAGTGACTGACGTATATACGTATCGAGGAAACGATGTATACGTCATTGTGACAGGGAAAGATGATGAAGGTGAACAATGGATCGTATGGGTGACAGAAAAAGGGAAAGTGGCTGTGATGCATCGGGCTTCAGAAGGAATAACGAAACAAGAAGCGTTATCTTCCGTTAAGCCGTATCGTCCAAAAACAGTCATTTCTGTAAAATTAGGAATGGAAAAAGGGATCCCGCTTTGGGAAATTACATATATTGACGAACAAAACCGTTACTCGTTTTATTACGTTCGTTTTGAAGACGGGGCCTTTTTAAAAAGATATCATTTGACGAGGGGGAAGGATGTATGA
- a CDS encoding pyridoxal phosphate-dependent aminotransferase, translated as MKLAKRVAALTPSSTLAITAKAKELKAAGHDVIGLGAGEPDFNTPQHIMEAAVKAMYDGHTKYTPSGGLATLKQEIIKKFQQDQQLDYKPSEIIVCVGAKHALYTLFQVILDEGDEVIIPTPYWVSYPEQVKLAGGVPVYVEGLEENEFKITPEQLKQAITNRTKAVIINSPSNPTGVIYTKEELQALGEVCVAHDILIVSDEIYEKLVYGGHEHVSIAQLSPELKKQTIIINGVSKSHSMTGWRIGYAAGDADIIRAMTDLASHSTSNPTSIAQYAAIAAYSGPQEPVEHMRQAFEQRLNIIYDRLVQIPGFSCVKPQGAFYLFPNAKEAATMTGYENVDAFVEALLDEAKVALVPGSGFGAPNNVRLSYATSLDLLEKAIQRIEWFISEKVR; from the coding sequence ATGAAATTAGCGAAACGCGTCGCCGCATTAACGCCGTCATCAACGCTTGCCATTACGGCAAAAGCAAAAGAATTAAAAGCAGCAGGGCACGATGTGATTGGGCTTGGTGCCGGTGAACCAGATTTTAATACACCTCAACATATTATGGAAGCTGCTGTAAAAGCGATGTACGACGGACATACAAAATATACGCCATCCGGTGGATTAGCGACGTTAAAACAAGAGATTATAAAAAAATTTCAACAAGATCAACAACTCGATTATAAACCGTCGGAAATTATCGTATGTGTTGGAGCAAAACATGCGCTTTATACGCTATTTCAAGTTATTTTAGACGAAGGCGATGAAGTCATTATTCCGACGCCGTATTGGGTTAGCTATCCAGAGCAAGTAAAACTAGCAGGTGGCGTCCCTGTTTACGTGGAAGGGCTTGAAGAAAACGAGTTCAAAATTACACCGGAGCAGCTAAAACAGGCAATAACAAATCGGACGAAGGCGGTGATTATTAACTCGCCAAGCAATCCAACGGGCGTCATTTATACGAAAGAAGAGCTACAGGCGCTCGGTGAAGTATGCGTAGCCCACGACATTCTCATCGTTTCTGATGAAATTTATGAAAAGCTCGTTTACGGTGGACATGAACACGTTTCAATTGCGCAACTTTCACCGGAATTGAAAAAACAAACGATCATTATTAACGGCGTGTCCAAATCACATTCAATGACAGGATGGCGAATTGGCTATGCAGCAGGCGATGCCGACATCATTCGTGCGATGACAGACTTAGCAAGCCATAGCACATCGAATCCAACATCGATTGCTCAATATGCAGCGATTGCCGCATATAGCGGACCGCAAGAGCCAGTAGAACATATGCGTCAAGCGTTTGAACAACGTTTAAACATTATTTACGATCGCCTCGTTCAAATTCCAGGGTTTTCTTGCGTGAAACCACAAGGCGCATTTTACTTGTTCCCGAATGCAAAAGAAGCGGCGACGATGACTGGATACGAAAACGTTGATGCGTTTGTCGAAGCGTTGCTTGACGAAGCGAAAGTGGCGCTCGTGCCAGGTTCAGGTTTCGGTGCGCCAAATAACGTGCGTTTATCCTATGCAACATCACTTGATTTGTTAGAAAAAGCAATCCAACGAATAGAATGGTTTATTAGTGAGAAAGTAAGATAA